In Monodelphis domestica isolate mMonDom1 chromosome 1, mMonDom1.pri, whole genome shotgun sequence, the sequence tgaaattccatttaaagtcaccctagacaatatagaatacttaggaatctgtgtgccgagacaaacacaggaactatatgaacacaactacaaaacactctccacacagcgaaaactagatctaaacaactggaaaaacattgattgctcatgggtgggacgagctaacataataaaaaatgacaatcctacccaaattaatttacttgtttagtgccatacccattgaactaccaaaaaacttctttaccgaattagaaaacaaccataaataagttcacttggaagaacaaaagatcaaggatatccagggaaatcatgtggggaaaaaaaatgcaaaggaaggaggacttgcagtcccagatctgaaactctactatgaagcagtggttatcaaaacaatttggtactggctaagagacagaaaggaggatcagtggaatagacttggcgtaaatggtcTCAGCAAGACAGCTTATGGGAaagccaaagaccccagctttggggacaaagatccattatgtgataaaaactgctgggaaaattggaagacagtgtgggagagattaggtttggatcaacacctcacaccctacaccaagatgacttcagaatgggtgaatgtcttgaacataaagaaggcaagtataagtaaatcaggtgaacgcagactagtatacacgtcagacctctgggaagggaaagatttgaaatccaagcaagacttagaaagagtcacaaaatgtaacataaatacttttgactacatcaaattaaaaagcttttgtacaaacaaaaccaacgtaagtaaaatcagaagggaagcaacagactgggaaacaatcttcataaaaacctcccacaaaggtttaattactcaaattgacaaagagctaagtcaattgtccaaaaaatcaagccattctccaattgataaatgggcaagggacacgaacaggcggttctcagccaaagaaattaaaactattaataagcacatgaaaaaatgttctacatctctcataatcagagagatgcaaatcaaaacaactctgaggtatcacctcacacctagcagattggctaacatgacagctatggaaagtagtgaatgctggaggggatgtggcaaagtagggacactaattcattgctggtggagttgtgaattgatccaaccattctggaggacaatttggaactatgcccaaagggcgataagagactgtctgcccttcgatccagccatagcacagctgggtttgtaccccaacagggacaataaggaaaaagacttgtacaagaatattcattagctgcgctcttcgtggtggccaaaaattggaaaatgagggcatgcccttcaattggggagtggctgaacaaattgtggtatatgttggtgatggaatcctattgtgctcaaaggaatactaaagcggaggaattccatggagactggaacaacctccaggaggtgatgcagagcgaaaggagcagaaccaggagaacattgtacacagagactgatacaccgtggtacaatcgaaggtaatggacttctccattggtgtcaatgcagtgtccctgaacaatctgcggggatctaaaaaacactatccacaagcagaggatgaaCTCTGGGAttcaaaacactgatgaaaagcaactgcttgactgcaggggtggaggggatacgactgaggagagactctaaatgaacactctaatgcagataccatcaacatggaaatgggttcgaatcaagaacacatgtgatacccagtgaaatcgcgcggtggctatgggagaggtgggggtggggggttgaggggggagggaagaaaaggaaatgatctttgtttccaatgaataatgtttggaaatgaccaaattaaatcaatcaatgactagatagatagatagataaataaataaataaataaataaataaagtaaaaaaaataaaaatgaaaagaaataatgcccGCCCCCTctatccccaccctcccaccccttctTGTGATCCCTTGGGCATTGGGACCTAGGCGTGGTGTTGCTGAATCAGTGGGCAAGCACAATTTTAGAGCCCTTTAAAGCCcattctgtaaaaatgaattttgatgacTTACGGAAAAGAAACGTTTAGATCGAAAAACGGCTCCAACGTAGGCTCAAAACTTTTCAACTTGCCAATCAGGTTCCAActctttggatacttttgatagaggtcatCAAAAGTATCCTCGGTGATGAAGTGAAGGTCAAATGTGAGCTTCCCTTCGGGGGCAGgctcaaggatgctaaggagcctcttattataaacataaaatatttcttgaaagacaTCAGGATGAATCAAGGATTTCTAATGGGAATGGATTCTAGATGAACCCAAATGGACTCCCAGTTTCCCCAAGGAacggcttctcctgtgtttcaccggctacactaatcctctctgatttgaccaacccaaatttatactatctaaataaaacctaCTGCTATTATCTTTGGAAATCTTAACCTCAccttcagatgatgaaatagcaAAGGCTACCTGGTTGAGTCAAGaagcaagttaggactctgagtccaaaccaaaggccaagtttttctttggttttctcagagttaAAGAATCTACAAAacccacaatagatattcaatagtgtttccccagttgggaaaggaaaaggctgagctccttcaggtcttttccctcagacagacagacagaggggggtGGGGTGGCCATGATGCTACCTCCTCCagtcctgagagagagtctctgagagtgcaTATATCTGCCAACTTCCAGAGAGcttaattgacacagaaaaatggttataactgtcagcagttgaaatgtacacactctctcagctctgcttccaactccagttcttttctcaagccagccactttacttctcatccctaaactaataaaacagtacttattttctaatatcacccTTACAATTCCCAAAATTGGTCTCCAGATCTCTGCTcctattatttttatgttatttttttctttgtttgtttttccttttccactgGTAGCTCTGTGGTCCATCCTTTTCCCGTTGCAGTCCCTTGGTGTCACTCTCGCTGGTCCTGGAGCTTTTCACTAAGGAATTCGGCACAGGATGGATCCTCTCCCTGAATGGAGCCCCAGAGCCTAGGCCAGGTGGAATGGCATGAGCTCCCTCAGGGATGAGGGCTCAGTGGACAGATGGTGAGAGGGATGGGCTGATTCTCCTCCTGCAGCAGGCCAAGGGAGAAGAAAGGCCTGAGAGGACCTTGGAAGGTGACCGGGGGAAAGGCGTAGATCAGGCAGCCCTGGGTCACATTGTAAAATGACAGGTGTCCCCCTTCGTATTGGAGGAAAATGCCCAGCCTGTGCAGGGGTCCTGTATCCTCAGGGTCTTCCATGGTGTGAGAGATCCACAGTTCAAATTGTTCTCCCATGTTGAGGCAAGAGAGGGAGAGCACATCCCCATGGATGCTGCCCTGGTTGTTTCCTGGCCCTGTACAGATGCCCACTTCCCACTCTGTCTTGCTTCCTACCTCCACCTCCCAATAATGGCTCCCTGAGGTGAAGCTCTGAGCACCCAGCACACAAACAAGACGCTCCACCTCTTCCTGCTGGTTGTCCAGAAGGTCCCACCAATGGCTAGCAAGCCTCACGCTCTTCAGATCTCCAGAGATGCTGAGATAGGAATGGGCTGTTCCCGGATCCAGAAGGATGTGGCTCTGGAAGGCCAGTAGGAGCTCCCTCATTCCAGTGGTTCCACACAGAGTCCAGCTTAGGGCAGCAGGCTCTGGACACCGAAGCAGCAGCTCCCGACTCCTTTCCAAAGTGCTCCTCCCAGCCAGGAGCATCTCCACCAGGGGCTGCTCCAAAGTCTTGTCGAGCTCCTCAATCAGCTTCCAGAGGCTTTGGACATACTTGGAGATTCTGGCCTCACTGGTCCATAATCTCTTcacattccttctcttttccttgtccAGGAGATCCTGTTGTTGGTCCTCTGTCCACACAAGGTGGGTCTTGATATATTCTGGCAAGATGACCCGCTTCAGAGTGGCAGCCTCCCTCCGGCACCTcagcctcctttctctctcctgctcCAGCAACATGTGAGCCTCTCTCGCCTTATCCCAGGCCTGGCCAAGGGCTTCCTGCAGCTGTGCCTTGCAGGTCTCCGCAGACTCTTCCAGGGGATACACACGATGACCTTCGTGTTCTTGAGGGAGTAAGCACGAGACACAGAGTGGGCTGAAATCATCTTCACAGAACAGCTTCTGAACGGCTTGGTGTTGGCCACACCTGGCCTGGCCACCCACATCTCTGGGAAGTCTCAGCTGCCTGCTCATGCTGGAGGCCAGGGCCTCCAGGACCTGGGTGGGCTCTAAGGCTCTGGGCTGACTGCTTGCCCTGCACAGTGGGCATGTCCATGGGACTTGGGCTTCCTGCCAGCTCCGAAGAACACACTCTCTGCAGAAGCTATGCCCGCAGTCAAGGGTCACTGGCTGGGTGAAGAGGTCCAAACAGATGGAACAGGTCAGTTCTGACCTGACCTTCTCAGTCATCTCACTGACATCCATCTCTCTGGGACTTGATATCTCTCTGTCTTgcaaggctctctctctctctctcactctgtctctgtctctgtctctgtctctgtctctgtctctctgtctctgtctctgtctctgtctctctgtctctctctctctctctctctctttctcactctctctctctctctctctctctctctctctctctctctctctctctctgtctccctcactctctttctctctctctctatctttctctctctctctcactctctgtgtgtgagtgtgtctgtctcagtctctctgtctctctctgtctctttctctctctctctctccagaggcTCCAACTCGCAAGAGAGCAGCTCTCAGGTGAGTAGGACCTTGGTCTGCATTCTTTTTTATTGCCCCCTGGGCACTGCCCCTGAGTTCACACCAAAGGGGCCTGACACCTGGGTTCACACCAAGAGGGCCTTGTCACCTGGTTCATATCAAAGTGGGCGTGGCACCTGGGTTCACACCAAGAGGATCTTTGACACCTGGGTTCACACCTTTGGTCCCCTGGTGTGAGGGCTGCATTCCCAGGAGTCTGAGAGGGCCTGGCACCTGCTAGtcccccaccaccactcccatccccacccccaacccaggcATTGGGTGtctaccttacttcctttctctaggtctacaaccaagaatcaacgaccctgcaaaactgactatactcttacaggggaaagtatggtcattcaacaaaatagaagaatttcaagattttctaaagaaaagaccagacctgaacagaaaattggatgtacaagcacagaactcaagagaatcatcgaaagataattaaaaaagaaaaaacaaaacaaaacaaaaggaattcttgttaagagactcaataagttaaaatgatacgtatccctataagaaaagaggtcattggtaactctgaaaaactgttgttattacctgggcagcaaagagaagtacacttagagggaacagtgacaaaccctATAGGACGAAAAGacgtgacacaaataggtatacagatatatgcatgcaaaaatacatacacatgagaatgcatacacacacacacacacacatatatatatatatatataattagagcttaaaaataggttaatatttaaagaaatgggaaaaagaaacaaatgggggtgaatttatacgtcataaagaagctcatggtgggaggggggagaacatcaatatactggaagggtaaagaggtcggaggcaggaaatactcaacttttatgtgctttgacattgactcaaagagggaaaaaccatccaattcactgggggcaGAGCATAGATTTACGCCCAataggggagcagaagggtaacaaaaggtctggtggggagggaagtagtacaagagagggaggggtggggggttaattttagaaagactacacggaaaataagggggggcataagaagggaggggggtagaaagggatgtaaaataagggtgggaacaagggggaatgtttaaaagcaaacgttggtgtagaaggaaatagtgagagaagaaaaggccgGAACAGGAACAGAAATCAATATGCCGGGAaagacacagctagtaatcataactctgaatgtgactggaatgaactcacccataaaacgcaagcgaagagcagagtggattagaatccaaaaccctaccatatgctgtctacaagaaacacacatgaggaaggtagatacacatagggtgaaagtaagagggtggagccaaatcttttgggcatcaactgacagaaagaaggcaggagtcgcaatcgtgatatccgacaaagccaaagtaagaataaatctagttaaaagagatagcgaacgtaattacatcctgataaaaggcagtatagacagtgaggaaatatctgtactcaccacgtatgcaccaaatggcatcgcatccagatttctaaaggagaaactagaggagctcaaggacgagatagatagaaaaactataagagtgggagacctgaaccttactctctctgaactagataaatcaaaccaaaaaaacaaataagaaagaggtaagagaagtgaatgaaatcttagaaaaattagagttagtagacatgtggagaaaaatcaatagggacaaaaaggaatgtaccttcttctctgcagcacctggtacattcacaaaaattgaccatgtattagggcatagaaacattgcaagcaagtgcaaaagagcagaaataataaatgcaacgttctcagatcacaatgcaaggaaaataataatgagtaagggaacatggagaggtgaatcgaaaattaattggaaatcaaacaacacgattctccaaaaccagttagttaaagaacaaatcatagaaacaattaataacttcattgaagaaaatcacaatgatgagacatcctttcaaaacctattggatgcagccagagcagtactcagggggagatttatatccttgagttcatatattaacaaattaagaagggcagaggtcaatggattgggcaggcaaattaaaaaatttagaaagagaacaaattaaaaatcctcagatgaagactaaattagagatcctaaagctcaaaggagaaattaataaaactgaaagtcaaagaactattgatttaataaataagagtagaagctggtactttgaaaaaattaataaaagagaccCAGTACTAGTcggtccaattaaaaaaaaaaaagaaaagaaataaaccgaattgacagtctccaagatgaaaaaggagacctcacctctaatgaaggagaaattaaggctATCGTGAAAAacgactatgcccaattatatggcaaccaatatggcagtctaggtgatatggatgaatacttacaaaaatataaatcgcctagactaaaagaggaagaaataaattaccttaacaatcccatatcagaaaaagacatcgaacaagccatcaaagcactccctaagaaaaaatccccaggtccagatggattcacaaatgaattctatcaaacattcaaaggacaactaatcccaatagaaaacagactatttgacagaatgagccaagaaggagttctgccaaattcgtTTTACGACACaatcatggtactgatcccaaagccagtcagctcaaaaacagagaaggaacaccaaaggccaatctccctaatgactatagatgcaaaaatcttaaataggataccagcaaaaagactccagcaagtcatcacaagggtcatccactatgcccaggcagggttcataccaggaatgcaaggatggttcaatattaggaaaaccatccacataactgaccgtaCAAacgagcaaactgacaaaaatcacatgatcatctcaatagatgcagaaaaagcctttcattgaatgcaacacccattcctagtgaaaacactagaaagcataggaattgaagggcctttcctaaaaatcataaacagtatatagctgaaaccatcagcaaacatcatctgcaatggggataaactagaagccttcccaataagatcgggagtaaaacaaggatgcccactatcacctcgattatttaacattgtactagaaacactagcagtagcaattagagaaggaatagaaatggaaggtattaaaactggcaatgaggagaccgagctatcactctttgctcatgatatgatggtttacgtaaggaatcctagagaaccaaccaaaaagtTCCTCGAAATAATCAGCAGCttcagcaaagtcgcaggatacaaaataaacccgcataagtcatcagcacttctatatatctctaacccatctcagcagcaagaattagagagtgaaattccatttaaagtcaccctagacaatatagaatacttaggaatctgtgtgccgagacaaacacaggaactatatgaacacaactacaaaacactctccacacagcgaaaactagatctaaacaactggaaaaacattgattgctcatgggtgggacgagctaacataataaaaaatgacaatcctacccaaattaatttacttgtttagtgccatacccattgaactaccaaaaaacttctttaccgaattagaaaacaaccataaataagttcacttggaagaacaaaagatcaaggatatccagggaaatcatgtggggaaaaaaaatgcaaaggaaggaggacttgcagtcccagatctgaaactctactatgaagcagtggttatcaaaacaatttggtactggctaagagacagaaaggaggatcagtggaatagacttggcgtaaatggtcTCAGCAAGACAGCTTATGGGAaagccaaagaccccagctttggggacaaagatccattatgtgataaaaactgctgggaaaattggaagacagtgtgggagagattaggtttggatcaacacctcacaccctacaccaagatgacttcagaatgggtgaatgtcttgaacataaagaaggcaagtataagtaaatcaggtgaacgcagactagtatacacgtcagacctctgggaagggaaagatttgaaatccaagcaagacttagaaagagtcacaaaatgtaacataaatacttttgactacatcaaattaaaaagcttttgtacaaacaaaaccaacgtaagtaaaatcagaagggaagcaacagactgggaaacaatcttcataaaaacctcccacaaaggtttaattactcaaattgacaaagagctaagtcaattgtccaaaaaatcaagccattctccaattgataaatgggcaagggacacgaacaggcggttctcagccaaagaaattaaaactattaataagcacatgaaaaaatgttctacatctctcataatcagagagatgcaaatcaaaacaactctgaggtatcacctcacacctagcagattggctaacatgacagctatggaaagtagtgaatgctggaggggatgtggcaaagtagggacactaattcattgctggtggagttgtgaattgatccaaccattctggaggacaatttggaactatgcccaaagggcgataagagactgtctgcccttcgatccagccatagcacagctgggtttgtaccccaacagggacaataaggaaaaagacttgtacaagaatattcattagctgcgctcttcgtggtggccaaaaattggaaaatgagggcatgcccttcaattggggagtggctgaacaaattgtggtatatgttggtgatggaatcctattgtgctcaaaggaatactaaagcggaggaattccatggagactggaacaacctccaggaggtgatgcagagcgaaaggagcagaaccaggagaacattgtacacagagactgatacaccgtggtacaatcgaaggtaatggacttctccattggtgtcaatgcagtgtccctgaacaatctgcggggatctaaaaaacactatccacaagcagaggatgaaCTCTGGGAttcaaaacactgatgaaaagcaactgcttgactgcaggggtggaggggatacgactgaggagagactctaaatgaacactctaatgcagataccatcaacatggaaatgggttcgaatcaagaacacatgtgatacccagtgaaatcgcgcggtggctatgggagaggtgggggtggggggttgaggggggagggaagaaaaggaaatgatctttgtttccaatgaataatgtttggaaatgaccaaattaaatcaatcaatgactagatagatagatagataaataaataaataaataaataaataaagtaaaaaaaataaaaatgaaaagaaataatgcccGCCCCCTctatccccaccctcccaccccttctTGTGATCCCTTGGGCATTGGGACCTAGGCGTGGTGTTGCTGAATCAGTGGGCAAGCATAATTTTAGAGCCCTTTAAAGCCcattctgtaaaaatgaattttgatgacTTACGGAAAAGAAACGTTTAGATCGAAAAACGGCTCCAACGTAGGCTCAAAACTTTTCAACTTGCCAATCAGGTTCCAActctttggatacttttgatagaggtcatCAAAAGTATCCTCGGTGATGAAGTGAAGGTCAAATGTGAGCTTCCCTTCGGGGGCAGgctcaaggatgctaaggagcctcttattataaacataaaatatttcttgaaagacaTCAGGATGAATCAAGGATTTCTAATGGGAATGGATTCTAGATGAACCCAAATGGACTCCCAGTTTCCCCAAGGAacggcttctcctgtgtttcaccggctacactaatcctctctgatttgaccaacccaaatttatactatctaaataaaacctaCTGCTATTATCTTTGGAAATCTTAACCTCAccttcagatgatgaaatagcaAAGGCTACCTGGTTGAGTCAAGaagcaagttaggactctgagtccaaaccaaaggccaagtttttctttggttttctcagagttaAAGAATCTACAAAacccacaatagatattcaatagtgtttccccagttgggaaaggaaaaggctgagctccttcaggtcttttccctcagacagacagacagaggggggtGGGGTGGCCATGATGCTACCTCCTCCagtcctgagagagagtctctgagagtgcaTATATCTGCCAACTTCCAGAGAGcttaattgacacagaaaaatggttataactgtcagcagttgaaatgtacacactctctcagctctgcttccaactccagttcttttctcaagccagccactttacttctcatccctaaactaataaaacagta encodes:
- the LOC130457295 gene encoding probable E3 ubiquitin-protein ligase TRIML1, whose protein sequence is MDVSEMTEKVRSELTCSICLDLFTQPVTLDCGHSFCRECVLRSWQEAQVPWTCPLCRASSQPRALEPTQVLEALASSMSRQLRLPRDVGGQARCGQHQAVQKLFCEDDFSPLCVSCLLPQEHEGHRVYPLEESAETCKAQLQEALGQAWDKAREAHMLLEQERERRLRCRREAATLKRVILPEYIKTHLVWTEDQQQDLLDKEKRRNVKRLWTSEARISKYVQSLWKLIEELDKTLEQPLVEMLLAGRSTLERSRELLLRCPEPAALSWTLCGTTGMRELLLAFQSHILLDPGTAHSYLSISGDLKSVRLASHWWDLLDNQQEEVERLVCVLGAQSFTSGSHYWEVEVGSKTEWEVGICTGPGNNQGSIHGDVLSLSCLNMGEQFELWISHTMEDPEDTGPLHRLGIFLQYEGGHLSFYNVTQGCLIYAFPPVTFQGPLRPFFSLGLLQEENQPIPLTICPLSPHP